DNA sequence from the Prochlorothrix hollandica PCC 9006 = CALU 1027 genome:
TGAATATCTTTGCGCAGGGTATCCCGACAACTGCCTAGGGAACCCGCCAAGATATTGCGATCGCGCAGGGCTTGGGTGAGGGCTTCCAGGGCGCTACCATCTCCCCCATAAAAGGGATGGTGAGCGATAAAGCGTAGGGTGCCCATCAGTCGCAGGAAGCGATCGATTTCGGAATAGCCGTGGGTGGGAGTTAGGGGCAGGGGTTGCTCCGGCAGATCCCACGGGGGGAGACAGGGTTCGCTGTGGAGGAAGCCGTTGCGTTGCAACCAGTCTAGGTTTTGGGCAAGGGCGGGGCGATCGCCGTAGAGGGGATCCTGTTGGCTGAGCAGGGCGCTGAGTTCGTCTAAGTCGGTTGTTAGCGTACTGAGGTCAGTTGTGGCTCCTAAGGCTTGTTGTAGCACATCAGGCTGGTGATGGCGCAGATTTCCAGCTCCGGGATACTCCAGAAGAACCCGGATTAAGTAGAGTAGGCGCTCAAAGGCCAGGAGGCTGCTGTAGGGATGGAAGACGTGCTTGGTGGCTTGGGTGGCGTTGCGGCGGTTGGTGATTTTGCGGGCAAGGCGAGGCAGGATGTCGTGGAGGTGGCGATCGAGATCAGCAATTTGGCTGGGATCTAGGGGTTCTAGGGTGGCAAAGCCTTCGGCGGCTTCAGGGGGAAAGGCGTGGAGTGCGGCGTGCAGGTCTTGGAGGATGGCGGCGGGGACTGGGCGATCGTGGCGTTCCTGGTTCCACTGCAAACAGGTATTGAGGGGAGTGGTCAGGTACCAGCCAATCCAAACCTGGTCGGGGTAGGTGTCCAGGAAGGGCAGCAGGAAACGGAAGCGCCAGGGGCGTTTGGCGTTGGTGGCATCGTAGATCAGGGTTTTGCCAGCGGTAATGGCCTGGTGGCACTGGGCTTGGACTTGGGCGAAAATTTCGGGCCACTGGCCTTGAATGCTGGGATCCCCGTAGAGTTGGGCGCGAATCGCGTCGGTGCTGATCACTACCGAGGGGGGTAGGTGGTGCTGGAGGGTTTGGGCCAGGGTGGTTTTGCCGCTGCTGGGGGGTCCGATCAGAATGTGATGCTGGGTCATGGGTCGGCAGGCTAGGGGGTGGGGTTTTAGCCTAGCGGATCCCTGGGGGCAGTGGGTGGGTTCTAATGCGAGGGGCGAAGGACAGGGGAATCGGTGAGACCCTAGGGCTAGCTAGACAAGGGGCTTAAGCCCAATACTAACAAATTGACCGTAACCTCCATTATTTGGGAGACCCTAGGGCTAGCTAGACAAGGGGCTTAAGCCCCTTGCCCCTGACGGACACAAGTCCCTGAAGTAACGCAAACTCGTCACGAACTTTCAAGGGTTTCAGGAGATTTAAGCCTCGACATTCCGGGGTCAACTTGCAGAATGCCGACTGAATAGGTATGCTTTTATCTAAAGCTAGCAGCATCACGTTTGCCATTAGCCGTGGCATAGGGTAGAAGAATGGTTATCCAAAGACATACAGCAATCCTAAATCAGTTGTAAGGATCTCGATCGCTGAAACCCCTTGTGTAGTGTGCTCCCTCCGGGCACACACCACACGATCCATTTCGGATTGCTGTAGTTAGTTCTCTCAGGATGATGTATGGATTCCAGTCTGATTTTCGCCAATATTTTAAACCCCCCTGTGCTCTTCTTCTTTATGGGTATGGCCGCAGTATTTCTCAAGTCAGACTTGGAGATTCCACCGCCCATTCCTAAGCTCTTTTCGTTGTATCTTCTTTTTGCCATTGGCTTTAAGGGAGGTCATGAGCTTCATGAGAGTGGTTTTAACACTGAGATTACGCTGACATTAGCCCTAGCAATTTTAATGGCAGCAATTGTACCGATTTATTCCTTCTTTATTTTAAAGTTAAAGCTAGATGTCTATAATGCAGCAGCCATTGCAGCGGCCTATGGATCCATTAGTGCGGTGACATTTGTGACGGCGACATCATTTCTAGATCGAGTGAATGTCTCATTTGGAGGCCATATGGTGGCGGCACTGGCATTAATGGAATCACCAGCCATTATTGTAGGACTCATATTAGTGCGCTTGGTGGCCACTGCGAATCTGAAGGGGGACGCTAAGGAGGACTTATCCTGGGCAGAAGTCTTTCGGGAAGCCTTTCTCAATGGTTCTGTGTTTTTGCTGGTGGGGAGTTTGTTGGTGGGTTTGGTGACAAGCCAACAAGGATGGGATAGTCTTAAGCCCTTTACTGGAGACATGTTTTATGGAGTTTTAACCTTTTTCCTCTTAGATATGGGTTTGGTCGCTGCGAGGCGATTTGATGACCTGCTCAGAAGTGGTACATTTTTAATCAGCTTTTCCGTCTTGATGCCCGTGTTTAATGCCTTGATTGGTATTGGCATTGCGGCCTTAATTGGTATGTCGGTGGGTAATGCATTATTGTTTTCGGTGCTCTGTGCCAGTGCGTCCTATATTGCGGTACCTGCGGCAATGCGACTGACGGTGCCAGAGGCCAATCCCAGCCTCTATATTTCCATGGCACTGGCCCTGACCTTCCCCTTCAATATCATTGTGGGTATTCCCATCTATTTTCAGATTATTCAGCGGATTTGGACCTGATTATGCTTGATGGACAAGCACCTGACTAAACGTAACTGCCCGATTAAACGTAACTGAATGAACTGCACTGACCGTAAACTCAATTACACACTATTAGAAAGGAACAAAAGCCATGAAAACTGTCAGTCGTCTTGAAATTATTGTTAGTTCGATGGAAGTTCCCAAGATTCTTGAGGTATTAGATAAAACAGGGGTTGCTGTCTATAGTGTCATTAGAGATGTTGTTGGCAAGGGACTTTTTGGCACCGTATCAGATGACATGGATTTTGCGTCCTCTAGTTTGAGTAATGCCTATATCATTTCTTTTTGTCCTCCCGAAAATCTTACGCAGGTGGTGGATGCGATTCGTCCGGTGATTAATAAATATGGCGGCGTTTGCTATCTCTCGGAAGCACAAGAGATTCGCTCCATTCAGTGCATCACTAAGTTTTGAGGTAACCCTTGAGGGGGAATACAGCAGTCCTCAATCCGTTGTCAGGATCTCGATGATTGTGATGGTTCCCAAGGTTCTCGATCGACTTAAGCACTAGGGCGATCGCAATCCAAGGAATTTGCAGCCTTCTGGATCTGATGCCGTTGGGCTAATTGCTGCGGGGTGATGCGTTCATAGGACTCAAACGGTTGATGAATCCAGGGGCTATTGTCCAGAAAATCCACATAGTAATTGGGCTGAATCACCGACGTTGACTTGTACCACAAAACCCCTGTGCGCATCTCTTCAATATAAAAACCATAGTGACTCGTGAGCCACTGTAAACTGCGCTCCAGGGTAATGCCAGAATCCACCAAATCATCCACCACTAACACATGACTGCCTAAATTAGCTGTAGTCATGGTTAAATCTCGGCTAAAGACTAAGCCATGGCGTTCTTGGTTGTGCTGCCCGCCATAGGATGCAGCGGCAAGAATGGCCAAGGGGCAATCATAGAGCCGACACAAAATATCACCGATGCGCAATCCTCCCTTGGCTAAACAAACAATTTGATTAAAAGTCCAACCGGATTCATAAATCTGAACCGCTAAGGTTTCCACCTGGCTATAGTAATCTGTCCAACTGACATATAAATCGGTGTCTGGTTTAGTCATGGGGTTAGCAGAAAGAGGGGGGAGGGTGAAATCTGGAGAGGAGGACGATCGCCCCTTAAGACGGGTATCAACTTAAGCCGGGACAGTGGGGCGCGGAGCGCCCCACTGTCCCGTTAATCTTGTCCCGCTTAAAGCGGGAACCCCTTAAGACGATGGGTTGAGTTGATCATACTTGGCCCGCACCGATTGAATATCCTGCCACATCAACCACTTGGGACTGTTGGGGGTGCGATCGGGGTTGCGCAATAAATAGGACGGGTGAAAAATGGGGAGACAGGGACGATCGTCCCAAAGCCGCCACTGTCCCCGAAGGCGGGTAATGCCGGTGCTGTCCCCCGTCACCGACTGCACCGCCGTCCCCCCACTCAGCAGGATAATCTGGGGATTAACGAGGCGAATTTGTTCCAACAGATAGGGACGACAGGCGGCAATTTCCGAGGGGGTGGGTTTGCGGTTGCCCGGTGGCCGGCACTTAATGGCGTTGCCGATATAGACATCCCGATCGCGGTCCAACTGCACCGATGCCAAAATCTTGTCCAATAACTGCCCCGCCTTGCCCACAAAGGGTAGCCCTTGCTGATCTTCCTGTTGCCCAGGGGCTTCCCCAATAATCATAATTTTGGCCTGGGGATTGCCCCGCCCGATGACCGCATGGGTGCGGGTGGTGCCAAGGCCGCAGCGCTGGCAGCGGTTACAGGGTTCCCCCAGGTCGGCCAAGGAGCCATAGGTGCCGGGGGGGATGGGAATCTGGGGACTGGTGGGAATCTGGGCCGGATCGGCGGGGCGATCGGGGGCGCTGGGTTCCGGGCTGGGGGCGTTGGCATTGGCTCCGGAGAGGTCAAAGAGACTAATTTGGTCTGGGTTAGCCATGGGCAGAACGGCGACGGGGCGTTGGGGGACAGGGGGGATAGTTTTTGATTGTACCAGTCCCCCTGGCTGGGGCTGGGGGTGGGCGATCGGGGCCAGTGCCCGCTGTAGGAGTCGATCGCTGCCATACAGCAATCCTAAATCAGTTGTAAGGATCTCGATGGCTGAAACCCTTGGTGTGGTGTGCGCCCGGAGGGCGCACACCACACGACCCATTTCGGACTGCTGTAAAATTGGTCTAGACTTTTAGGATCTGGCCTTTGTTTCTTACTGGGGACCCCGCCTCCGATGTTATCCACCTTGGCCCAAAGTCACTTAAGCCTGCTGGCCCTCTGTCCCCGGCGGTTTCAGCATCATTACCTCGATCGCGTTGTCTCCCCCATCCCCTGGTTCCAGCAACAGCGCATCACCTGGGGCAACCAGTTTCACCAACTGTTGCAACAGTATGAACTGGGGCTACCCCTCCAGCGCTTCCAGGCCACTAATCCCGATCTCTATCGCTGTTTCACGGCTTTACACGCTGCCGCTCCCCATATTTTCCAGCCCCCCGATGGCCAGCAACCCCACGCTCCCCGCTGGCGAGCCAGTGAACACCGCCGCACCTTGGCCTTTGGCAACTATGGTTTAACGGTGGTCTATGACTGGATTCTCGCCACCGATCGGGGGGTGGAAATTTTCGACTGGAAAACCTATCGCCAGCCCCCCAAGGCCGACACCCTGGCCCACCACTGGCAAACCCGCCTTTATGCTTATGTGCTAGCGGAAACCAGCAACTATGAGCCGGAGCAGATCAGCTTTAGCTATTGGTTCATTGCGCCCCCTCGGCCCGGTGAGCCGGTGGAGTTGGGTTCCCAGTCCTTTGCCTACGATCGCCACCAACACGCCGCCACTCACCAGGATTTACAAACTCTGGTACACCAGTTCCAGGGCTGGTACGATCGCTACACTACCCAGGGGGAAGCCTTTCCCCAGGTCACTCTAGGCAACCCCATCTGTGACACCTGTTCTTTTCAACAACGCTGTCAACGGGGATCGGGAAATGCCTCCGACGGCGATCGGCCTGGAACTCTCTGGCACGATCTGGCTCCCTTGGCGGATCCCTTGTCGGATTCTGTAGCGCCCCTGCTGGCGATCGAAACCATCCCCCCCCTACCCTTCCCCGACCCAGATCCAGACAGTGCCAATCCAGTAAAGCCTACGCAATTTCCCCCACCCAAAACCAGTAACCTGGAGTCTGTCTAACACACCATTTCGTTGATTAGCCCAGTTTTTCTTGTATAATATCCTCCATAGAGTAAATAGCCAGAATTTCTCTACCTAGCACCCCATACAGGGCAATTAGGCAGAAACTTGACATTTAGCTTGTATCGCTTATAATCAGACTGGACAGAAATTTTCCGTCTAATACATAGTTGGTCAGAGAGAGAATAGAGGATCATATGTCTAAACTTAATGTCGATCAGAAAACCATATTTGAACTACTATCAGACAAAAAAGCAGATTTCCTCATTCCAGACTATCAGCGTCCATATGCTTGGGATGAAGACCAGTGTCAGACACTTTGGGATGATCTTTTTACATTTTCCTTCCCCAACAATGATTACGACGCATTTAACCAAAACGAGGAGTATTTCCTTGGATCCATTGTTACATTCAAAAACGATAATGCCCAATCGGAAGTCATAGACGGACAGCAGCGTCTTACTACAATAATGCTTATATTACGTGCATTTTATGACAAATTCGCTTGTATGCAGGATGCCAACTCAAAGCAAACACGAGATCGCATTGAGAGATGCATATGGAAAACTGACGAATTTGGTAGTGCCGATAAATCAACATTAAAAATTGACTCAGAAGTTGCTACAGATAATGATAAAGATGAATTTCTTGATTTGCTGAAAACGGGTTCGGTGAAACCTGGAAGCAAAAGCCGATATGTCAACAACTACCAATTCTACCAGAACAAAATAGATGCGTTTATAAAAGATTTTTCCAGCTACTCCCCATATTTTCCAGCAAGAATTTTGGGAAGCTGTATTCTTCTACCGATAGAAGCTGAATCGCAAGACACGGCGCTGAGAATATTTTCAACACTCAATGATCGTGGGCTTCCTCTAGCCGATGCGGACATATTCAAGGCACAGTTCTATAAGTATTATGGTGATATAGATAAAAAGGATGACTTTATTTCTGAGTGGAAAAATTTGGAAGAAATAACAAGTTCAGTTTCCTATCTAAATACGGGCACACCAATGGATGAGCTTTTTGCCCGGTATATGTATTTCTTGCGCGCCAAAGAAGGTAATAAAAGTACTACTACTGAGGCTTTACGAAAATTCTATGAACGCAATAAATACCAATACCTTAAGCAACCCGGGACAATTTCTGATTTAAAGTCACTAGCCTTATTCTGGAAAAGTATTGCAAATCAAGATAGCCAGAGATTTCCCGACTCCATTCTCAAGAAGCTATTTATTTTAACTTACGCGCCAAACGGCATGTGGCAAAACATTGTTTCAGTGTATTTTCTACACAATAAATCACCTGAAGGCACATTGAAGGAAGCTGAATTTAGTTTTTTCCTAGATAGGATTACCGCCTTTATTTATGCGTATGCCATAACAAACTCTGGCGTTAATGCCTTACGGACACCTATATATGACGAAATGGTCAACATTGTAAATGGGATAGAGGTCACGTTTGCAAAATATAAATTCAATGAAAATCAGGCCAGGTCATTTTTTAATAATTTCAAGTTTACAAACCAGCGCAATATAACACGCTCTATGATTACATGGTACGCCTATACATTCCCTGGACAAAAACTTCTTGATGTGAATGAAATATTTCACTTAGAGCACATTTATTCTAAGAAACGACAAGAAATAGAAGGCAGTCTAAAAAATGCGGAAGCTATCGAGTCTCTTGGGAATAAAATTCTGCTTGAAGGGAATATTAATATCCGCGCATCTGATTATCGCTTCGAGGATAAGAAGAAGATCTATAGCGGAGAACAACGGCGTGGAAAAAACCAAGAGATTAGTAAAATTTCTGAAATAGCTGAATTTATTGGCTATGATAAATTTGAAGAGGAACAGATCGTTGATCGTAACAAGGAAATCTTAGATAAGTTCTTTGAGTTTTTAAAAAACGAAGATTTAATTGCATAATAAGGCACCCAGAGAGCCGGTATTTCGGTATGTTTTTTCCTAAAGAGAAAGGAGGTAAGAGAATGACAGCAATGAATAATTTACGAGCGCAGTTGATTCAAAAAATCTGAGAAACCCCAGATGATTTACTTCAAGAATTTTTAGATTTTCTGATGTTTATCAATTATAAGAAAATGCGCCTTTCCCGTAAGGTTGATGACTCCTATCACCTGCGAGGTTTACCAGTGGAATATGTTAATCCCACCGAACCCGTTGCCACTGATGATTGGGATATTTTGTCATGATTATTTTAGATACACATATTTGGATACAGCAACCCTAAATCAGTTGTAAGGATCTCGACGGCTGAAACCCTTGGTGTGGTGTGCCCCCGGAGGGGGCACACCACACGACCCATTTAGGACTGCTGTATGGTGGGTACATGGAGATCCGAAAATCAGCCAATCAGACAATCAAATTAGTAACCGTTCAGGGGGGGACGAAGTTAGTGTATTTCAGCCCTCCGATCGAGGGTTAAAATGGCCCAAAGTGCAACGATCCTAGATTTTCAGAGCCTGAAACCCGCTTAAGTTATATAAAGGTGTTCCAGAAACCATCAAGTTATCTTAAATCCCTCAAGGTTCCAATCGTAGATATAATAGGAATGATATAGGCTTCATCATCCAAGCAAGCTCGACAACTTTTACTGGTAATTACAGCCGTATGGAAAGATTTGAAAATATATCAGTGAGCGGCTTTCGCCGCCTTAGACAAGTTGACCTTGAGATGAGAGATCTTATTGTCATGATTGGGGCGAATGGAGCAGGAAAAACTTCGTTTTTGGATGTTCTTTCAACATTAACCGCTTCAGCCGATGGCAAGTTGCAAGAAACATTGCAATCTAAAGGTGGATTAAATGAGATTTTAACCAGAGGCAAAGCGCAGGAGCTTGAAATTACAGTTTCCATGAGAGTCCCAGACGAGGAACCTTTGAAATATGGTTTAATCTTGTCTCCTAAAGGACTATCTTACGAAATTAGAACCGAAACTTTAACCCAGCAACGAAATCCAAACAGACCTGAACCGTTTAAATATATTGAATCCCATGGATTAGATATTAAATATTTTCAGGAAGGTAGTGGACTTTTAAGACCAAATTGGGAACATAATCTGCTTGAAACATCACTCTCTCAAGTTCCTAAAATGTATCGTGAACCTGAGAATCTGAGAAAAAGTCTTGCTTCTTGCACATACTATGGAGCACTTGATGTTTCGGGGAAAAGTCCAATTCGCTTACCTCAGCCAATGCGCCCTGCCAAGCTACCTGGTGCCAGCGGTGAAGACTTGGCTTCCTGTCTCTATGATCTTCGGGAAACAGATGGAGATCGTTTTGAAAGAGTCGAGGATATTGTTTCTACAGCATTTCCAGATTTTGAGAGGTTAAATTTTCCTCCTGTCGCCGCCGGAACTATTTCCATGACTTGGACAGATAGAAACTTTTCTCAACCCATATATGTGCATGAATTATCAGAAGGGACGCTACGTTTCCTTTGGTTGGCGACCCTTCTACAAAGCCAGAGTTTAACAACAATTACTTTGCTAGATGAGCCAGAAGTTAGCTTACATCCTGATCTTTTGAGACATTTAGTATATTTGATGAGAGAAGCTTCAAAATACACACAGCTTATAGTAGCAACTCATTCAGATCGACTCATCAGGTTTCTTGAACCACATGAGATTTTAATCTGTGACCTTGAAGAAGGTGAGGCAAGAATGACTTGGGCAGATACGCTTGATTTGGATAAATGGTTAGAGGACTACAGCCTTGATCAGGTTTGGGCAATGAATTTAATGGGTGGTCGTCCATGAAAATTGCTATCTTAGTGGAGGGTGCTACTGAAGTAGCTTTTAAAGAAAAATTACGTGGGTTTCTCCAAAGTCGTTTAGAGGGATCCATGCCACGACTGACATTTATTCCACAAAACGGTCGAATTCCTAAAGAAGAAAAACTTAGGCGTATAGTTGAAAATTTACTTACCGGCAATAGTGCATATGATGCTGTGATTGCATTGACAGATATTTATACAGGGACGCAGGACTTTCAAGACGCATCTGATGCTAAAGCTAAAATGACGAGTTGGGTCAATAACAACCCCCAATTTTATCCACACACAGCACTACATGATTTTGAAGCATGGCTACTTCCATACTGGACAACTATTCAAAAATTAGCAAAACATAATCGCTCTTCTCCTAGTGGTTCTCCTGAAACCGTGAATCACCAGAAACCGCCTTCCTACCATATAAAAGAAATCTTTAAGTTGGGAGGAAGGCAAGATTATAACAAGCCTATTCATGGCAAGAAAATCTTGGAGAAACATGATTTGATGATTGCCATTCAAGCTTGTCCAGAACTGAAAGCTTTTGTAAACCAAATCATTTCTCTGTGTGATGAAAGTAAAGTAATTGCTTAACTCTTACAGCAGTCCGAAATGGGTCGTGTGGTGTGCGTCCGGAGGGCGCACACCACCCAAAGGGTTTCAGTCATTGAGATCCTTACAACTGATTTAGGATTGCTGTAGACTGCTTGAGTCATCGAAGACGGTATGTGGAAGGTACTGGATCAACACCCAATCTGTCATCAAATCAGGAGACACGAAGTTTAATGGAAAGTTTAATGGAAGATGAGTTGATGGATGTGGTGGATAGGCACGATAACATCATTGGGCAGAGAAAGCGTTCCGAACTGTATGCGGAAGGTTCTCCAAACTGCCGCGTCATCAATGCGTTCCTGCGGAACGCCCTAGGACAAATCTGGATTCCTCGTCGCACTGCCCATAAAGCTCTTTTTCCATTGTGTCTCGATATGAGCTGTGGGGGACACGTAGGCAGTGGTGAAAGTTACGAGGATGCGCTGAAACGCGAAGTGCAGGAAGAACTGAACTGGGACCTTGAGCAAAGACCTTGGCATTTGTTGGGGCATCTCACACCCTACGACGACGGTGTATCCATGTTTATGAAGGTTTACGAGATCCAGGACGACGAAACACCGCAGTGGAACTTGGATGACTTTGTGGAATCCTATTGGCTGTGGCCCTGGGAGATCCTCGATCGAATACAACAAGGCGATCGCGCCAAGAGTGACTTGCCGTTGCTGGTGGAGACGTTTTATCGGTCAAACGCAAACAGCAATAGAGTCGTTTAGCCTTAGGGTCATGGCCTTAGTCTTTAGCCTCATCGGCCCACCATTCCGGCTTTAACTCCCGATCCATCAACGCCACGACCCCATCCTGGGGAGTCACCAGGCCATTGAGCAGCCGGTAGACCTGGGCAGAAATCGGCACAGAAATTTGCTCCCGTTCCGCCAAGCGCATCAGGACATTGGTGGTATTGACCCCCTCGGCGGTTCCCTGCAAATTCTCCATCACCTGGTGGAGGGTTTTGCCCTGGGCGAGACCATAGCCCACTTGATAATTGCGACTGAGGGCGCTGCTACAGGTGGCCAGCATATCCCCCAACCCCGACAGCCCATAGAAGGTATCCCGCTGTCCCCCCAGGTGGGTTCCAATGCGCACCACCTCCGGCAGGGCGCGGGTGATCAGGGCCGATTTGGCGTTGGTGCCCAGCTTCAGGCCGTCGCACACCCCCACCGCAATGGCAATGACATTTTTGAGGGTGCCCCCCAGTTCTGTCCCCAGGGGATCGGCGTTGGTGTAAACCCGAAAGCGATCGCTGGCGAACACATCCCGCACCCGTTGGGCCGCTGTTGCCTGGACACTGGCCACCACCGTCGCTCCGGGCAGACCGTCTTCAATTTCTTTGGCTAAGTTGGGACCCGACAGCACCACGATCGGATTCTGGGGAAAGGCATCGTGCCAAATGTGGGAGGGGGTTTGGAGGGTGGCCGCATCCAGCCCCTTGGTGGCACTAACAATAACGGTGTGGGGCGACAGACCCAAAGCCTGAATTTTGCGCACTGTTTCCGGGACTCCCCCCATGGAAATAGCCGATAGCAGCACATCACAGCGATCGATCGCC
Encoded proteins:
- a CDS encoding uracil-DNA glycosylase yields the protein MANPDQISLFDLSGANANAPSPEPSAPDRPADPAQIPTSPQIPIPPGTYGSLADLGEPCNRCQRCGLGTTRTHAVIGRGNPQAKIMIIGEAPGQQEDQQGLPFVGKAGQLLDKILASVQLDRDRDVYIGNAIKCRPPGNRKPTPSEIAACRPYLLEQIRLVNPQIILLSGGTAVQSVTGDSTGITRLRGQWRLWDDRPCLPIFHPSYLLRNPDRTPNSPKWLMWQDIQSVRAKYDQLNPSS
- a CDS encoding PD-(D/E)XK nuclease family protein, whose protein sequence is MLSTLAQSHLSLLALCPRRFQHHYLDRVVSPIPWFQQQRITWGNQFHQLLQQYELGLPLQRFQATNPDLYRCFTALHAAAPHIFQPPDGQQPHAPRWRASEHRRTLAFGNYGLTVVYDWILATDRGVEIFDWKTYRQPPKADTLAHHWQTRLYAYVLAETSNYEPEQISFSYWFIAPPRPGEPVELGSQSFAYDRHQHAATHQDLQTLVHQFQGWYDRYTTQGEAFPQVTLGNPICDTCSFQQRCQRGSGNASDGDRPGTLWHDLAPLADPLSDSVAPLLAIETIPPLPFPDPDPDSANPVKPTQFPPPKTSNLESV
- a CDS encoding sodium-dependent bicarbonate transport family permease, with the translated sequence MDSSLIFANILNPPVLFFFMGMAAVFLKSDLEIPPPIPKLFSLYLLFAIGFKGGHELHESGFNTEITLTLALAILMAAIVPIYSFFILKLKLDVYNAAAIAAAYGSISAVTFVTATSFLDRVNVSFGGHMVAALALMESPAIIVGLILVRLVATANLKGDAKEDLSWAEVFREAFLNGSVFLLVGSLLVGLVTSQQGWDSLKPFTGDMFYGVLTFFLLDMGLVAARRFDDLLRSGTFLISFSVLMPVFNALIGIGIAALIGMSVGNALLFSVLCASASYIAVPAAMRLTVPEANPSLYISMALALTFPFNIIVGIPIYFQIIQRIWT
- a CDS encoding DUF4276 family protein — its product is MKIAILVEGATEVAFKEKLRGFLQSRLEGSMPRLTFIPQNGRIPKEEKLRRIVENLLTGNSAYDAVIALTDIYTGTQDFQDASDAKAKMTSWVNNNPQFYPHTALHDFEAWLLPYWTTIQKLAKHNRSSPSGSPETVNHQKPPSYHIKEIFKLGGRQDYNKPIHGKKILEKHDLMIAIQACPELKAFVNQIISLCDESKVIA
- a CDS encoding NAD(P)H-dependent glycerol-3-phosphate dehydrogenase; protein product: MAHSASQGDRPLQPFTHVPALVTDVHSSSTSVSVTPAPLYQPPHLINLTVLGAGAWGSALTGLARFNGCPVQAWSRHGELTLGAAIDRCDVLLSAISMGGVPETVRKIQALGLSPHTVIVSATKGLDAATLQTPSHIWHDAFPQNPIVVLSGPNLAKEIEDGLPGATVVASVQATAAQRVRDVFASDRFRVYTNADPLGTELGGTLKNVIAIAVGVCDGLKLGTNAKSALITRALPEVVRIGTHLGGQRDTFYGLSGLGDMLATCSSALSRNYQVGYGLAQGKTLHQVMENLQGTAEGVNTTNVLMRLAEREQISVPISAQVYRLLNGLVTPQDGVVALMDRELKPEWWADEAKD
- a CDS encoding DUF262 domain-containing protein, translated to MSKLNVDQKTIFELLSDKKADFLIPDYQRPYAWDEDQCQTLWDDLFTFSFPNNDYDAFNQNEEYFLGSIVTFKNDNAQSEVIDGQQRLTTIMLILRAFYDKFACMQDANSKQTRDRIERCIWKTDEFGSADKSTLKIDSEVATDNDKDEFLDLLKTGSVKPGSKSRYVNNYQFYQNKIDAFIKDFSSYSPYFPARILGSCILLPIEAESQDTALRIFSTLNDRGLPLADADIFKAQFYKYYGDIDKKDDFISEWKNLEEITSSVSYLNTGTPMDELFARYMYFLRAKEGNKSTTTEALRKFYERNKYQYLKQPGTISDLKSLALFWKSIANQDSQRFPDSILKKLFILTYAPNGMWQNIVSVYFLHNKSPEGTLKEAEFSFFLDRITAFIYAYAITNSGVNALRTPIYDEMVNIVNGIEVTFAKYKFNENQARSFFNNFKFTNQRNITRSMITWYAYTFPGQKLLDVNEIFHLEHIYSKKRQEIEGSLKNAEAIESLGNKILLEGNINIRASDYRFEDKKKIYSGEQRRGKNQEISKISEIAEFIGYDKFEEEQIVDRNKEILDKFFEFLKNEDLIA
- a CDS encoding AAA family ATPase — protein: MTQHHILIGPPSSGKTTLAQTLQHHLPPSVVISTDAIRAQLYGDPSIQGQWPEIFAQVQAQCHQAITAGKTLIYDATNAKRPWRFRFLLPFLDTYPDQVWIGWYLTTPLNTCLQWNQERHDRPVPAAILQDLHAALHAFPPEAAEGFATLEPLDPSQIADLDRHLHDILPRLARKITNRRNATQATKHVFHPYSSLLAFERLLYLIRVLLEYPGAGNLRHHQPDVLQQALGATTDLSTLTTDLDELSALLSQQDPLYGDRPALAQNLDWLQRNGFLHSEPCLPPWDLPEQPLPLTPTHGYSEIDRFLRLMGTLRFIAHHPFYGGDGSALEALTQALRDRNILAGSLGSCRDTLRKDIQLILKPYGLLMPQRYKQGYFLGTGIFSQPQLLQLHQLLAGQAKSLADPTVLDLLNTLNDRLKYSKLSPLAPYPVRALYNFTITNQTHLPSDALANTVDRLEQDIEQGHCLELQRFRGVGRHGTESETFFQAWPVQMVFHNIGWYLGYEVASGPDIGLLEFDRLDRVFRGRVVDQYRDRGIQDRACQQLQALFQASGGLFLGKNPHHQRQWLSGKRQQRQAISATLELWFSDRAFRFVSEGDQRFPPDQIQLSPRLPDSARPGHPKLFRLKPTGDPAHPHRCLLTLPYWAWDNVDLKRWIWGFDDGVRVMGPPHWVENFRQRLGAIAALYLPPP
- a CDS encoding NUDIX hydrolase, producing MESLMEDELMDVVDRHDNIIGQRKRSELYAEGSPNCRVINAFLRNALGQIWIPRRTAHKALFPLCLDMSCGGHVGSGESYEDALKREVQEELNWDLEQRPWHLLGHLTPYDDGVSMFMKVYEIQDDETPQWNLDDFVESYWLWPWEILDRIQQGDRAKSDLPLLVETFYRSNANSNRVV
- a CDS encoding phosphoribosyltransferase; its protein translation is MTKPDTDLYVSWTDYYSQVETLAVQIYESGWTFNQIVCLAKGGLRIGDILCRLYDCPLAILAAASYGGQHNQERHGLVFSRDLTMTTANLGSHVLVVDDLVDSGITLERSLQWLTSHYGFYIEEMRTGVLWYKSTSVIQPNYYVDFLDNSPWIHQPFESYERITPQQLAQRHQIQKAANSLDCDRPSA
- a CDS encoding AAA family ATPase; translation: MERFENISVSGFRRLRQVDLEMRDLIVMIGANGAGKTSFLDVLSTLTASADGKLQETLQSKGGLNEILTRGKAQELEITVSMRVPDEEPLKYGLILSPKGLSYEIRTETLTQQRNPNRPEPFKYIESHGLDIKYFQEGSGLLRPNWEHNLLETSLSQVPKMYREPENLRKSLASCTYYGALDVSGKSPIRLPQPMRPAKLPGASGEDLASCLYDLRETDGDRFERVEDIVSTAFPDFERLNFPPVAAGTISMTWTDRNFSQPIYVHELSEGTLRFLWLATLLQSQSLTTITLLDEPEVSLHPDLLRHLVYLMREASKYTQLIVATHSDRLIRFLEPHEILICDLEEGEARMTWADTLDLDKWLEDYSLDQVWAMNLMGGRP
- a CDS encoding P-II family nitrogen regulator, translating into MKTVSRLEIIVSSMEVPKILEVLDKTGVAVYSVIRDVVGKGLFGTVSDDMDFASSSLSNAYIISFCPPENLTQVVDAIRPVINKYGGVCYLSEAQEIRSIQCITKF